In the Salvia splendens isolate huo1 chromosome 16, SspV2, whole genome shotgun sequence genome, GGGAGGGGTGTATTGGACATTTGAGCAAAATGACGTCTAACCAGAAGAACGACATAGTTCTTTATCGGGGAGTAAGGACGGGGTAGGAGAATATGATTTTGGTAGGTTGCTATCATAATTGCTACCGGGTCACTGGGTATATCCCGAGTATTTGGGGTTGTATATCATACCAAACAAAGCTATGATAGTGGTAAGATAGTGTGGCCTATCAAGGCCTAACAGACCAAACAATATTACTGTGAGGTTCGAAATGAGATAttacaatataaattaaattaaaatattaaatttatttaggaTTAAGTTAGTAAAACGAATAGTCATaagataaaatataatattgacTTCATGGAGACAGTGCCAAAATATGAAGTATTATTGCAGGCCAACCTTTTGAGTAAAAACAACTATAATTATATACTTTCTTCCTCTCATAAAACACTCTTTTCATTTTACTCCGTCTATAAGAATAtgtattttctaaaaatttttTCTAGATGAGACTCATTATCAAGtgataatactttaattactttttcttctacttctctcttattttattaattatgcattaaaatctatGTCAAACTAAaagtacatatatttttttgtgggattgagggagtataagtgtataacctTTAGTGGCATATATAATTAACaggtaattaaaattttagtgTAGTCTTTTCaatttatatttgtattttcGAAAAATCACTTACACCGTATTACCTTTCTAACtttcttaatcaaaataatGGCAATTTTTAAAGATAGTATAGCAGTAATAATAATTCGAGATTTCtatgttaacaaaataaaattagtgtGGCATCTAGTTTTGTTTGCAGTCTGCGCATTCCGACGTTTTGCTCTCCTGCCACCTGCCCTCGGCGGCGCCTCCCATTTCCGACGAAGGTCTCCCATTCTTCTTCTTAAAGCTCAATTACTTCTAGTTATTGTCGTTAAGCTGTTAtgctataaaaataaaactttatcCAGATGCTAAATAACAGATTTCGAATGTTCAGTTCAATCGATTTAGGGATTCAAGTATCATCATTTTAGAGTAACTTAAAATAATTCCTAGATTCCTGCAGTATTTCTCTGTATTAGTCTGTGCTGTTGTCGCGCTTCTACAGTGGATCTTCACggttttttgttattttcaaaCTACAGATTTGTTGCCCCTCTCAGAATCATGTGGACGTGCGCCATATGCCCTAATTTTGATTGAAATTACCCTATTCTTTTATATTCACTTGAGTTATTGGAAACCATTTCAAGAGCCTTCCCTTGTTGATTCCAATTTTGTGTTATGGTAATATCTGTGTTTGCATAGAATAATATGCATATCTCTTGAGATTTTAGGATTAGTAGTACCAAATAATTGATGTTCTCTAATAGAAATTTACAATGAGTTTATATGGCTTTGTCATGTATTGATTTGATTAGCATGCGGATTCGTTAGCTGTGTTGTTAGCTGAATTTCTAGCTGTAACAATGTGTATTTTTCCAAAACTAAGTAGAAAATGGTTGGAATTTGTCTTGTTCTTCTATTGCATTGTTTAAGCTCTACTTTTTTAATCAACTAGAAAAGAATCAGAACTTATCTAGTTTTTCCATTGCATTGTTTGAGCTTTCCTAGTTATCAATTTGCTATGCACTTCCTTCTctctgtgtgtgtgagagagaaccTCTTTGATTGAGTCTGAAAGTTGAACCCTCTTTATCTTTACGTGCAGGAAATTATGAAGAAGCTAATGCAGGGTTTCCGAATCAAATCTATTCTCCTACCTTCGCTATCAGAAAATTATAGCTACAGCCCTAGCAAGTCACTCGTCTCATGGATTGCACTTTACTCCACAGTCTCTCAGAAGAAGGCCATTGCTCCGAAACCACAGGGGGGGAACTCTATTTTAGCTAACTACCTGATCGGCTCCTTCAAATTCTCAAAAGATAAAGCCCTTTCAGTCTCCAGCAAATTCTCACACTGCGAAACTCTTGAAAGGCCTAAACAAGCAGTAAAATTCTTTAGAGGTCTTGGTTTTTCCAATGCACATATCCGAGCCATAGCCAATGGTGTACCCCGGCTTCTCTTTGCTGATACTGAAAATACTTTGAAACCCAAAATCGAATTCTTTCAAGAACTTGGGCTCTCTGGACCTCTTCTCGGTTCTTTCGTTTCTAGAACCCCCTGCATCTTATATTGCAGTGTGGAGAGATGTCTGAAACCGAGAATTAATCTCATCAGGAATATCTTCGAAAGTGATGGAAGAAATAGAAGTATTGAGAGTGTCAACGATGATCTGTTTAAGACCATTACAAGGTGCGGAAGGATTGTCCTTGCGAAACACACGTTGGAATCCAACATTCAGTATCTGAAGAGCTGCGGAGTTGTTGGCTCACAGTTGTCGTCCTTGCTGTTTAGACTGCCCAGGATCTTTTCTCTCAAACACGATAAGCTTGAAGAGATTGTTTCAAGAGCTCTGGCGATGAATTTCACTATGGGTTCAAGAATGCTGGTTCATGCCATTCATTCTCTTAGTTGTATGAGCAGCGATACTTTTAAAGTCAAGTACGGAATTTATAAGGCCTTCGGGTTCTCCAAGGAAGAGATTGATTTAATGTTTCGGAAGTCTCCATATATCTTTGGGCTGTCTGTTGAAACTTTGAGACGCAAACTTGAATTTCTGCTGAATGATCTTAAGCTCAGCAGGTCGGTGGTCGTTCAGTTTCCTGGAATCATGTCGCTGAGCTTTGAAGAACGGGTGGCTCCACGATACAAAGTTCTGGAGATTCTAAAGTTGAAGGGGGTTTTGAAGAAGGATCCGAGCTTGAGCAGGGCGATGTGCTTGCCGGAGGATAAGTTCTTGGAGACTTATGTTCAACCGTTTCAATCCGAGGCTGAAGAACTATTGCTGGCATACAATGGCCAAATTCTGAATACTTGACCAAAAACATGATGTTGTATGGTGGTTTTATGGGAAAATTTGATGGTCAATTCAGGTCATTGGATCTCATTGCATAATTATTTGACGATGAAGTTGAGGAGCTTGCAATTCTTGTGTTGATAGAGAGGATCTGTTGAAAAGAATGTATGATGAAACTGCTACTGCACTTTTTCTTTACTTAGGAAGTAGGAAGATGAAAGCTGATTATGGATTGCTC is a window encoding:
- the LOC121772726 gene encoding transcription termination factor MTERF15, mitochondrial-like — encoded protein: MKKLMQGFRIKSILLPSLSENYSYSPSKSLVSWIALYSTVSQKKAIAPKPQGGNSILANYLIGSFKFSKDKALSVSSKFSHCETLERPKQAVKFFRGLGFSNAHIRAIANGVPRLLFADTENTLKPKIEFFQELGLSGPLLGSFVSRTPCILYCSVERCLKPRINLIRNIFESDGRNRSIESVNDDLFKTITRCGRIVLAKHTLESNIQYLKSCGVVGSQLSSLLFRLPRIFSLKHDKLEEIVSRALAMNFTMGSRMLVHAIHSLSCMSSDTFKVKYGIYKAFGFSKEEIDLMFRKSPYIFGLSVETLRRKLEFLLNDLKLSRSVVVQFPGIMSLSFEERVAPRYKVLEILKLKGVLKKDPSLSRAMCLPEDKFLETYVQPFQSEAEELLLAYNGQILNT